The Thermoclostridium stercorarium subsp. stercorarium DSM 8532 genome contains a region encoding:
- a CDS encoding Gfo/Idh/MocA family protein, translated as MKLVRMGLIGFGVIGSNHARYLGNGEVSGAVLSCICDINPERLRLAKELYPHVKLFDDYRKMIASGEVDAVFVATPHYEHPPMAVEALKNGLHVLIEKPAGVYTKQVLEMNEVAGKSDRVFGIMYNQRTNPVYQKARDLVKSGKLGEIKRTNWIIDWYRPQSYYDSGGWRATWSGEGGGVLLNQDLHQLDLWQWICGMPKRVRAFCYYGKYHNIEVEDDVTAFVEYENGATGVFVTSTAMTPETNRFEIIGDRGKIVIEDGKLTFYRLRVPERQFNREYDGGKIAKPECWKCEIPVEPGQGGQHREITQNFVNAILKGEKLLAPGIEGINGLQISNAMHLSSWLDDWVEIPVDPDLFYEKLMEKIHGKN; from the coding sequence GTGAAATTGGTAAGAATGGGGCTTATTGGCTTTGGAGTTATAGGCTCAAACCATGCAAGGTATTTGGGAAACGGCGAGGTTTCGGGAGCCGTTTTGTCATGTATTTGCGACATAAATCCCGAAAGGCTCAGATTGGCAAAGGAGCTTTACCCACACGTTAAACTGTTTGATGATTACAGAAAGATGATCGCAAGCGGTGAAGTGGATGCGGTCTTTGTGGCGACACCCCATTACGAACACCCGCCGATGGCAGTTGAAGCTCTGAAAAACGGGCTTCACGTGTTGATAGAGAAGCCGGCGGGGGTGTATACTAAGCAGGTGCTGGAGATGAACGAAGTGGCCGGTAAAAGCGACAGAGTGTTCGGAATAATGTATAATCAAAGGACAAATCCGGTGTACCAGAAAGCAAGGGACTTGGTTAAATCGGGGAAACTTGGAGAGATCAAAAGAACAAACTGGATTATTGACTGGTACAGGCCGCAAAGCTATTATGATTCCGGCGGATGGCGCGCTACCTGGTCCGGCGAAGGCGGTGGCGTTTTACTAAACCAGGATCTGCATCAGCTGGATTTGTGGCAGTGGATTTGCGGAATGCCGAAAAGGGTAAGGGCTTTCTGTTATTATGGAAAGTATCATAACATTGAAGTGGAAGATGACGTAACGGCCTTTGTTGAATACGAAAACGGAGCAACCGGCGTATTTGTCACGTCTACCGCAATGACACCTGAAACCAACCGTTTTGAAATAATTGGGGACAGAGGGAAAATTGTTATTGAAGACGGAAAACTTACGTTCTACCGTTTAAGGGTTCCGGAAAGGCAATTCAATCGTGAATATGACGGCGGAAAGATCGCAAAACCAGAATGCTGGAAATGTGAAATTCCGGTTGAGCCGGGGCAGGGAGGACAGCACAGGGAGATCACACAAAATTTTGTAAATGCAATCCTGAAGGGTGAAAAACTTTTAGCCCCGGGAATTGAAGGCATTAACGGGCTTCAGATATCGAACGCGATGCATCTGTCGTCATGGCTGGACGACTGGGTGGAGATACCTGTCGATCCCGATCTCTTTTATGAAAAACTTATGGAGAAAATCCATGGAAAAAATTAA
- a CDS encoding sugar phosphate isomerase/epimerase family protein: protein MARFLLSGFADEIDRDLEIQIRELRKLNINFIEVRGVYGKTITDYTGKEVSEIKKMLDDNGIRVSALGSPIGKIGIKDEFEPHLDKFKHAIELAGILETKYVRMFSFYIPEGGKPEEYRDEVLERWYRFVEAAKNTGLILAHENEKGIYGDTPERCVDIIKSMNVDYVRAVFDPANFVQCHVETYPGAYNLLKPYICYMHIKDALFGNGKVVPSGFGDGKVQDILQGINNSTYGEMFLSLEPHLGSFEGLAELEKSLDLSIMEESGPGKFAIAVKALRDILSRINR, encoded by the coding sequence ATGGCAAGGTTTCTGCTGAGCGGCTTTGCGGACGAAATTGACAGGGATTTGGAAATACAGATTAGGGAACTGAGAAAACTTAATATTAATTTTATTGAAGTCAGGGGAGTTTACGGCAAAACAATTACCGACTATACCGGAAAGGAAGTCAGTGAAATTAAAAAAATGCTGGATGACAATGGAATCAGAGTTTCGGCTTTAGGTTCCCCGATAGGCAAAATAGGTATAAAGGATGAGTTTGAACCGCATCTTGACAAATTCAAGCATGCGATCGAGCTGGCCGGCATACTGGAGACGAAATATGTCCGTATGTTCAGTTTCTATATACCTGAAGGAGGAAAACCAGAAGAATACCGCGATGAAGTGCTGGAGCGCTGGTATCGTTTTGTCGAAGCGGCTAAGAATACAGGTCTTATTCTTGCCCATGAAAATGAAAAAGGAATATACGGGGATACACCGGAGAGATGCGTGGATATTATTAAGTCAATGAATGTGGATTATGTCAGGGCGGTTTTTGATCCTGCCAATTTCGTGCAATGTCATGTGGAAACATATCCCGGAGCTTATAATCTTCTGAAACCCTATATATGCTATATGCATATCAAAGACGCGCTGTTTGGAAACGGGAAAGTGGTTCCGTCGGGCTTCGGAGACGGAAAGGTTCAGGATATTTTGCAGGGCATAAACAATTCCACCTACGGGGAAATGTTTTTATCTCTTGAACCACACCTTGGCTCCTTTGAAGGCCTTGCAGAATTGGAAAAATCGCTTGACTTAAGCATCATGGAAGAAAGCGGACCTGGCAAGTTTGCAATCGCCGTTAAGGCTCTCAGGGACATTTTGAGCAGGATAAACCGCTGA
- a CDS encoding AraC family transcriptional regulator, whose translation MLETLNNEIICIKNRTQNPMDNYKMDFHLHDDYEIYLFLSGGVRYFIEKNSYDLLPGDILLMRPDEIHKATFKSNETYERIILNFPESVLKFFSTEGHDLGYCYFNRPHGEKNRLNTTDDEKNELIALFEKLVMADTYKKLWSIQLKLAIFLEIMVKINRIFSDETRTAPSTQRHRNLIPILEFIDQNLDKDLSLKTLQKEFYISGSHLCQIFRQTTGFTLHEYIMYKRICRAKQCLINGESSYNAAVKCGFTDYSNFYRAFKKVTGYSPREYLKQISK comes from the coding sequence ATGCTTGAAACTTTAAATAACGAGATCATATGCATAAAAAACCGGACACAGAATCCGATGGACAATTACAAAATGGATTTCCACCTTCATGACGACTATGAAATTTATCTGTTTTTATCGGGCGGAGTCCGTTATTTTATTGAGAAAAACTCGTATGATCTCTTACCGGGCGACATACTTCTCATGCGGCCAGATGAAATACACAAAGCCACTTTTAAATCGAATGAAACTTACGAAAGGATAATTCTTAATTTTCCCGAAAGTGTCCTTAAGTTTTTTTCCACAGAAGGTCACGACCTCGGGTACTGCTATTTTAACCGCCCTCATGGCGAAAAAAACAGGCTGAACACCACAGATGACGAGAAAAATGAACTTATTGCCCTTTTTGAAAAGCTGGTTATGGCTGATACATATAAAAAATTGTGGAGTATTCAGCTCAAACTTGCAATTTTCCTCGAAATCATGGTCAAAATCAACCGTATTTTTTCGGACGAAACCCGTACCGCACCGTCCACGCAGCGTCATCGAAACCTTATCCCCATACTTGAATTTATAGATCAAAACCTTGATAAGGATCTTTCTTTAAAAACCCTGCAGAAAGAATTCTATATTTCCGGATCACATCTGTGCCAGATTTTCAGACAAACCACAGGTTTCACGCTGCATGAATACATAATGTACAAAAGAATATGCAGGGCAAAACAGTGTCTTATTAACGGCGAAAGCTCGTACAACGCAGCTGTGAAATGCGGTTTTACCGATTATTCCAATTTCTACCGTGCTTTTAAAAAAGTTACCGGATATTCGCCAAGAGAGTATTTAAAACAGATTTCAAAATAA
- a CDS encoding D-alanyl-D-alanine carboxypeptidase family protein codes for MYRYKRITSLIVAVVTVFLLSVPGTVTVSYAEDDIELTAKAAILVEMETGQVLYEKNADMRWSPASTTKIMTALVALENADINTKMKASATAINSIPLDYGIAGIKVGEELTLNDLLNFVLIISANEAANVIAENISPTGRIEDFVDMMNREAERLGLKNTHFTNSYGLDEDNHYSSARDLSIMAREAMKYPAFREIVAKKVVPLPDTNLRKSSEWENWHIESTNKLLNSTSQYYDRVTGIKTGYTDKAGRCLVFSAINSEGLELVGVILGTDSYDTLFKESQALLEYGYKNYKFQTLASDGEYYGRYEVADAVDNTPVDIQIQGEVTHLLPVSSEKLQASITVNETLNTPFSAPIEKGQVLGTKTWYYNGEEIGTVQLIAMNDVEKTMSAKIRDKIIEIVNNKKLRIITIILLVIIIVFIILRVILRGISRRRKYRSRYYRY; via the coding sequence ATGTACCGCTATAAGCGAATAACAAGCTTGATCGTCGCAGTTGTAACCGTGTTTTTGCTTTCGGTACCAGGGACCGTTACCGTGTCTTATGCCGAAGATGACATTGAATTGACCGCAAAGGCAGCAATTTTGGTGGAAATGGAGACGGGACAGGTTTTGTATGAGAAAAACGCCGACATGAGATGGTCACCTGCCAGTACAACGAAAATCATGACAGCACTTGTGGCCCTTGAAAATGCTGATATTAACACCAAAATGAAAGCGTCGGCGACCGCAATAAACTCCATCCCCCTTGATTACGGAATTGCAGGTATAAAGGTTGGCGAGGAGTTAACACTTAATGATCTTTTAAATTTTGTGCTGATTATATCGGCAAATGAAGCCGCAAACGTAATTGCTGAAAATATTTCTCCCACAGGGAGAATTGAAGATTTTGTGGATATGATGAATAGGGAAGCCGAAAGGCTTGGCCTTAAAAATACCCATTTTACCAACTCATACGGGCTTGATGAAGATAACCATTATTCATCAGCACGTGATCTTTCAATAATGGCACGGGAAGCCATGAAATATCCTGCTTTCAGGGAAATAGTGGCAAAAAAGGTTGTTCCTCTGCCCGATACAAATTTAAGAAAAAGCAGTGAATGGGAAAACTGGCACATTGAATCCACAAATAAGCTCTTAAACAGTACCTCACAGTATTATGACAGGGTTACAGGAATAAAAACGGGGTATACCGATAAAGCGGGAAGATGCCTGGTGTTCTCTGCGATAAACAGTGAAGGCCTTGAACTGGTCGGGGTAATTCTCGGCACCGACAGTTACGATACGTTGTTCAAAGAATCTCAGGCTTTACTGGAATATGGGTATAAGAATTACAAATTCCAGACTCTGGCATCCGACGGCGAATATTATGGCCGCTACGAAGTTGCTGACGCCGTGGACAATACCCCTGTTGATATACAAATACAGGGCGAAGTGACTCATCTTCTGCCTGTTTCGTCAGAAAAACTTCAGGCTTCCATAACGGTAAATGAAACGCTGAACACGCCGTTTTCCGCACCTATTGAAAAAGGTCAGGTTTTAGGCACAAAAACATGGTATTACAACGGTGAAGAAATAGGCACAGTTCAGCTGATCGCAATGAATGACGTTGAAAAAACAATGTCTGCAAAAATTCGCGACAAAATTATTGAGATTGTGAATAACAAAAAGTTAAGGATTATAACAATCATTCTTTTGGTAATAATTATAGTTTTCATAATACTCCGGGTTATTTTAAGGGGTATTTCAAGACGTAGAAAATACAGAAGCCGTTATTACAGGTATTAA
- the ablA gene encoding lysine 2,3-aminomutase, with amino-acid sequence MIDYRTTALWRDVTEKQWNDWRWQFKNRIRDVDTLKKIIDLSPDEEKFLRECLNHFRMAITPYYACLINPEDRNCPIRQQCIPSPHEMEVSSFEMLDPLAEERDTKAPGIVHRYPDRVLFIITRKCAMYCRHCTRRRLAGDEDFSISNREVDMALEYITDHREIRDVLLSGGDPFVLSEKFLESIIRRLRQISHVEIIRIGTRTPVVIPMRITDELLDMLKRYQPIWINTHFNHPNEITEASAKACQKIVDAGIPLGNQTVLLKGVNDSAETIKELCLKLVRNRIRPYYLYQCDLAQGINHFRTPVEKGLEIMSKLRGYISGFAVPTYVIDAPNGGGKIPINVQYVEEINDHEVRMRNYKGEYYVYPNVR; translated from the coding sequence ATGATAGACTACCGAACTACCGCTTTATGGCGTGATGTTACCGAAAAGCAATGGAACGACTGGCGCTGGCAGTTTAAGAACCGAATCAGGGACGTGGATACGCTGAAAAAAATAATTGACCTTTCTCCTGATGAGGAAAAATTTTTAAGAGAATGCCTTAATCATTTCAGAATGGCTATAACTCCGTACTATGCATGCCTTATTAATCCTGAAGACAGAAACTGCCCTATCAGGCAACAGTGCATACCTTCACCTCATGAAATGGAAGTTTCATCTTTTGAAATGTTGGATCCCCTTGCGGAGGAGAGGGATACAAAAGCTCCCGGGATTGTTCACAGGTATCCGGACAGGGTTTTGTTTATAATAACCAGAAAATGTGCAATGTATTGCAGACATTGTACAAGGAGAAGGCTTGCGGGGGATGAGGATTTTTCAATCAGCAACAGGGAAGTTGATATGGCTCTTGAATATATTACCGATCACCGTGAGATAAGGGATGTATTGCTTTCAGGGGGAGATCCTTTCGTTTTGAGTGAAAAATTCCTGGAATCCATTATCAGGCGGTTAAGGCAGATATCCCATGTGGAAATCATCAGGATTGGCACACGTACGCCTGTGGTGATTCCGATGCGTATTACCGATGAACTTCTGGATATGCTGAAAAGATATCAGCCAATCTGGATTAACACACATTTTAATCATCCCAACGAAATAACAGAAGCGTCTGCAAAGGCATGCCAGAAAATTGTGGACGCAGGCATTCCCCTTGGCAATCAAACGGTTTTGCTTAAAGGCGTAAACGACAGTGCGGAAACAATAAAAGAGCTGTGCCTGAAACTTGTCAGGAACAGGATCCGCCCTTATTACCTTTATCAGTGCGATCTGGCGCAGGGGATAAATCATTTCAGGACACCTGTGGAAAAAGGGCTTGAAATAATGAGCAAACTAAGAGGATATATTTCCGGGTTTGCTGTTCCCACATATGTGATTGATGCTCCAAACGGCGGCGGAAAAATTCCCATTAATGTGCAGTACGTTGAAGAAATAAACGATCATGAAGTGAGAATGAGGAACTATAAAGGGGAATATTATGTTTATCCAAATGTCAGGTAA
- a CDS encoding D-alanine--D-alanine ligase family protein: MSDVPECPGYRVGITFNLKRNQNDEYEDEQAEYDSLSTIEAIGKAISKAGCETILLEADTDLPEKLRNIKPDIVFNIAEGKGGRGREAQVPSILNLYSIPFTGSDETTLCVALDKGLAKRIVRSCRIKTPDFFIWKDKDTEIPSNLHFPVIVKPNAEGSSKGLIGNSIAKNRKELINLLCEKWDRYHQALLVEEYVSGREFTVGILGNGNEKRVFRPMEIIVSPEGNPDRSRIYSFHVKTNYQKYVRYRCPADLDPQTEEKMISCSEKIYDILECKDFARIDYILSESNEIYFIEINPLPGLAPGYSDYPMLAEYNGMGYDELVKAILNSGLKRYGMAAV, translated from the coding sequence ATGAGTGATGTTCCCGAATGTCCAGGGTACAGGGTTGGAATTACTTTTAACCTTAAACGAAACCAAAACGATGAGTATGAGGATGAACAGGCCGAATATGACAGTTTAAGCACTATTGAAGCCATTGGAAAAGCAATCAGCAAAGCAGGCTGCGAAACCATCTTACTTGAAGCGGATACCGATTTGCCTGAAAAGCTGCGGAATATCAAACCGGATATAGTTTTCAACATAGCCGAGGGAAAGGGAGGAAGAGGCAGAGAAGCCCAGGTACCGTCAATTCTCAATCTTTACTCAATTCCATTCACAGGTTCCGATGAAACAACATTGTGCGTAGCTCTCGACAAGGGTCTTGCGAAAAGAATTGTTCGGTCGTGCAGAATAAAAACGCCGGATTTTTTCATTTGGAAGGATAAAGATACTGAAATACCGTCAAATCTTCATTTTCCCGTCATTGTAAAACCAAATGCCGAAGGTTCAAGCAAGGGACTTATAGGAAATTCAATTGCAAAAAACCGAAAAGAATTGATCAATCTGTTGTGCGAAAAATGGGACAGATATCATCAGGCTCTTCTTGTAGAAGAATATGTATCAGGACGCGAATTTACCGTTGGGATTCTCGGCAACGGAAACGAGAAACGTGTATTCAGGCCCATGGAAATAATTGTTTCTCCCGAAGGCAACCCCGATCGCAGCAGAATATACAGTTTCCACGTTAAAACCAATTATCAGAAATATGTAAGATACAGGTGCCCTGCGGACCTGGACCCGCAAACCGAAGAAAAAATGATCAGCTGTTCCGAAAAAATATATGACATTCTGGAATGCAAAGATTTTGCGAGAATAGATTATATACTTTCTGAAAGCAACGAAATTTATTTTATTGAAATCAATCCTTTGCCTGGTCTGGCGCCTGGTTACAGTGACTACCCCATGCTGGCAGAATACAACGGAATGGGCTATGATGAGCTGGTTAAGGCGATTCTCAACAGCGGTCTGAAACGTTACGGAATGGCAGCAGTATAG
- the ligD gene encoding non-homologous end-joining DNA ligase: protein MDWFEPMEPILTNTIMKGDQWIHQVKWDGIRCLAYKDGNNVRLFTKRGRERSRWYPEITKEILDLNCKQVVLDGELIVPDEYGKPSFHNIMARDRVSRIDRLRQYIEKYPVWYMVFDILCKEGQDLRVLPLLERKRMLDETLKSNGNVQAVSDYSDGEALFSIMKEKDMEGIVSKKADSPYIGGKKHKMWFKTKIIKQMTATVCGVKVKDYRVKSLVIAENRDGKLVPVGNVSSGLSDKDKITLFNVLPQLAADAAGLYGNVKSDDVIWVKPVLKVIVSFIEREENGSLRHPVLVGFTDEKTE from the coding sequence ATGGATTGGTTCGAGCCGATGGAGCCCATACTTACAAATACTATAATGAAGGGAGACCAATGGATTCACCAGGTAAAATGGGACGGAATAAGATGTCTGGCATATAAAGACGGCAATAATGTCAGGCTGTTTACCAAACGAGGCCGTGAACGTTCCCGGTGGTACCCTGAAATAACAAAGGAAATTTTAGATCTGAATTGCAAACAGGTGGTACTGGACGGCGAACTGATAGTACCGGACGAGTACGGAAAACCTTCATTTCATAATATTATGGCAAGGGACAGAGTTAGTAGAATTGATAGGCTCAGACAGTACATCGAAAAATATCCTGTATGGTATATGGTTTTTGACATACTGTGTAAAGAAGGTCAGGATTTAAGGGTGCTTCCGCTGCTTGAAAGAAAAAGAATGCTTGATGAAACGTTAAAAAGCAATGGCAATGTTCAGGCTGTTTCCGATTATTCCGATGGAGAAGCTCTGTTTTCAATAATGAAGGAAAAGGACATGGAGGGCATTGTATCAAAAAAAGCCGACAGCCCTTATATCGGCGGGAAAAAACATAAAATGTGGTTTAAAACGAAAATAATAAAGCAAATGACCGCAACGGTGTGCGGGGTCAAAGTAAAGGATTACAGGGTTAAATCCCTTGTTATTGCGGAAAACCGTGACGGGAAACTTGTGCCTGTCGGAAACGTATCGTCGGGCTTATCCGATAAAGACAAAATAACCCTTTTCAATGTTCTTCCACAGCTTGCCGCAGATGCGGCAGGTTTGTACGGAAACGTAAAAAGCGATGATGTGATTTGGGTAAAACCGGTTCTTAAAGTTATTGTCTCATTTATCGAGCGGGAAGAAAACGGAAGCTTGAGACATCCGGTTTTGGTGGGTTTTACCGATGAGAAGACGGAGTAG
- a CDS encoding Ku protein: MHTVWKGAISFGLVNIPVRMFTATEDRDIKFRYLHKVCNTPINYKKFCPTCNTDVSEDDIVRGFEYEPGHFVILNDADFEAAKGSSGGKNIEILDFVNLSEIDPVYFDKTYYLSPQETGAKAYNLLRRAMSDTGKIAIARVTIRSKETLAALRVYKNALVMETLFYADEVRPAEQIPGLPEVTETNEKELDIAVKLIESLTTKFEPEKYTNEYKTALTELIRKKVEGKEIKVAPEAPKQNVIDLMEALKASLQEAAKKKPAKSGARKKTAGKAV, from the coding sequence ATGCATACCGTATGGAAGGGAGCGATTAGCTTTGGGCTTGTGAATATACCGGTCAGGATGTTCACCGCAACAGAAGACAGGGACATAAAGTTCCGATACCTGCACAAAGTATGTAATACACCGATAAATTATAAAAAATTCTGTCCTACGTGCAATACCGACGTAAGTGAGGATGACATTGTCCGAGGTTTTGAGTATGAACCCGGTCATTTTGTTATTTTAAACGATGCCGATTTTGAAGCGGCAAAGGGCTCATCCGGGGGTAAAAATATTGAAATTCTGGATTTTGTAAATCTTTCCGAAATAGATCCCGTTTATTTTGACAAGACATATTATTTATCACCGCAAGAAACAGGTGCAAAAGCATATAACCTTTTACGGAGGGCTATGAGCGACACCGGCAAAATAGCAATAGCCAGGGTTACAATCAGGTCAAAGGAAACCCTTGCGGCCCTCAGGGTATATAAAAACGCTCTGGTGATGGAAACTCTGTTTTATGCCGACGAAGTACGTCCTGCAGAACAAATACCCGGGCTTCCCGAAGTGACCGAAACAAACGAAAAGGAACTGGATATTGCCGTAAAGCTTATAGAAAGTCTTACCACAAAGTTTGAGCCTGAAAAGTACACGAATGAATACAAAACAGCTTTAACCGAATTAATACGAAAGAAGGTGGAAGGCAAAGAAATAAAAGTTGCGCCTGAAGCACCTAAACAAAATGTAATCGACCTTATGGAAGCTTTAAAGGCAAGTTTACAGGAGGCGGCCAAGAAAAAGCCCGCAAAGAGCGGTGCCAGAAAGAAAACCGCCGGAAAAGCGGTGTAG
- a CDS encoding zinc dependent phospholipase C family protein: MTHLHIAKNIYRALPEAIENLPQFYLGNIAPDAIHNRKGYKSDYKRISHLCVGDAPWGMATNNDEWIGNVLKFLQNNKNSENRDFILGYCCHVLSDIFNNIAVWTPFRLKYPEEFAKGYGGLYHQESEKVDIELGLREENRNDFWVHLEKAEPIDLDNIVSAEEIGKHKENILHNWYKNKKHQDLSENKLVTVESTMKFIKDATDFIIDKILYFVGDTC, from the coding sequence ATGACACATCTGCACATAGCCAAAAATATATACAGAGCCTTGCCTGAAGCAATTGAGAATTTACCCCAGTTCTATCTTGGGAATATAGCCCCCGACGCAATACACAACAGAAAAGGTTACAAATCCGATTATAAGAGAATTTCCCATTTGTGTGTCGGGGATGCGCCATGGGGAATGGCTACAAATAACGATGAATGGATCGGAAATGTGCTCAAATTTCTTCAAAATAACAAAAACTCAGAAAACCGTGATTTCATACTCGGCTATTGCTGCCATGTTCTTTCGGATATATTCAACAACATTGCGGTATGGACACCGTTCAGACTGAAATATCCCGAAGAGTTTGCAAAAGGTTATGGAGGATTATATCATCAGGAATCTGAAAAGGTTGATATAGAATTGGGCTTAAGGGAAGAAAACAGGAATGATTTCTGGGTTCATCTTGAAAAAGCCGAACCGATAGACCTGGATAATATTGTGTCTGCCGAAGAAATAGGAAAACATAAAGAAAATATATTGCATAACTGGTATAAAAACAAAAAACACCAGGATTTGTCCGAAAATAAGCTGGTAACGGTTGAAAGCACAATGAAGTTCATAAAAGACGCGACTGATTTTATTATTGATAAAATACTCTACTTTGTCGGAGATACCTGTTAG
- a CDS encoding VOC family protein: MNDEIKIKMYSFTLDCKDPHALAKFYAALLNWEAKVINEDWAYVLAPGKKQGQYPCLLFQRNPEFVPPVWPEEPGAQQQMAHLDFAVNDLEKAVQHAIQCGAKVSEKQFSDEWTVMFDPAGHPFCLCEMKSLIESDSFALL, from the coding sequence ATGAATGATGAAATTAAAATCAAAATGTATTCCTTTACGCTGGATTGCAAGGATCCGCATGCGCTGGCAAAATTTTATGCGGCTCTGCTGAACTGGGAGGCTAAGGTTATTAATGAGGATTGGGCATATGTACTTGCTCCGGGGAAAAAACAAGGACAATACCCATGTCTGCTGTTTCAGCGGAATCCCGAATTTGTGCCGCCTGTATGGCCGGAAGAACCGGGAGCCCAACAGCAAATGGCTCATCTGGACTTTGCGGTAAATGATTTGGAAAAGGCAGTTCAGCACGCAATCCAGTGCGGAGCGAAAGTCAGTGAAAAACAATTCTCCGATGAATGGACCGTTATGTTTGACCCGGCCGGCCATCCGTTTTGTTTATGCGAGATGAAATCCCTTATCGAAAGCGATAGTTTTGCGCTGTTATAA
- a CDS encoding DMT family transporter translates to MIGILLGLLAGLLMSVQGVFNTRLMDSSNMWTTNSWVHLTAFITSIVIWFFSGHENLLSIFQVSNKLYLLSGIIGALITFTVIKSISDLGPAYATMLILLAQLVTSCLIEVLGLFGTEKMCFEWSKLIGVALMIAGIIVFQK, encoded by the coding sequence TTGATTGGCATTTTATTAGGCTTACTTGCAGGATTGTTAATGAGTGTCCAGGGTGTTTTCAACACCCGCCTGATGGATTCTTCAAATATGTGGACAACAAACAGCTGGGTACATTTAACGGCTTTTATAACCAGCATAGTCATCTGGTTTTTCTCGGGCCATGAAAATTTGCTTTCTATATTTCAGGTCAGCAATAAATTATACCTGTTAAGCGGCATCATAGGCGCCCTTATTACATTTACGGTCATAAAAAGCATATCCGATCTGGGACCTGCATATGCCACAATGCTGATTTTACTGGCGCAGCTTGTAACATCCTGCTTAATTGAAGTTTTAGGCCTTTTCGGCACCGAAAAAATGTGCTTTGAATGGAGCAAACTGATAGGGGTTGCGCTTATGATCGCCGGAATAATAGTCTTTCAGAAATAA